A genomic region of Micromonospora sp. NBRC 110009 contains the following coding sequences:
- a CDS encoding sulfotransferase domain-containing protein: MTTLRDRVKTLVPTPMVSGVRSSLVRYGERTSDRRPLPDFLVIGTKRGGTTSLWRYLLEHPLVPRLFPAWNTKTSHYFEDTHARGEAWYRSHFPTGRQRRALERRHGGPTRVGEAAPLYMFHPLAPARVAELIPAVKLIVLLRDPVERAYSHWKERRTEGVEPLGFAEALAAEEERTAGEREKLIADPTYVSNAYDWYSYRARGRYLEHLEPWLDRFDREQLLILPSETLYREPAATYARVLDFLGLPPFQLDRYEVFNDRRSSAMDEAVRDELTRYYAPYNRALAARLGMTFDWAD, encoded by the coding sequence ATGACGACGCTGCGGGACCGGGTCAAGACGCTGGTGCCCACCCCGATGGTGAGCGGGGTGCGCAGCTCCCTGGTGCGCTACGGGGAACGGACCAGCGACCGGCGTCCGCTGCCGGACTTCCTGGTCATCGGCACCAAGCGGGGCGGGACCACCTCGCTCTGGCGCTACCTGCTGGAGCACCCGCTGGTGCCGCGGCTCTTCCCGGCGTGGAACACCAAGACCTCACACTATTTCGAGGACACCCACGCCCGGGGCGAGGCCTGGTACCGCTCGCACTTCCCGACGGGGCGGCAGCGGCGGGCGCTGGAGCGCCGGCACGGCGGACCGACCCGGGTGGGGGAGGCGGCGCCGCTGTACATGTTCCACCCCCTGGCCCCGGCCCGGGTGGCCGAGCTGATCCCGGCGGTGAAGCTCATCGTGCTGCTGCGCGACCCGGTGGAGCGGGCGTACTCGCACTGGAAGGAGCGGCGCACCGAGGGGGTGGAGCCGCTCGGCTTCGCCGAGGCCCTCGCCGCCGAGGAGGAGCGCACCGCGGGGGAGCGGGAGAAGCTGATCGCCGACCCGACGTACGTCAGCAACGCCTACGACTGGTACAGCTACCGCGCCCGGGGCCGCTACCTGGAGCACCTGGAGCCGTGGCTGGACCGGTTCGACCGGGAGCAGTTGCTGATCCTGCCCAGCGAGACGCTCTACCGGGAACCCGCCGCCACGTACGCGCGGGTGCTGGACTTCCTCGGCCTGCCGCCCTTCCAGCTCGACCGGTACGAGGTCTTCAACGACCGGCGCAGCAGTGCCATGGACGAGGCGGTGCGCGACGAGCTGACCCGGTACTACGCGCCGTACAACCGGGCCCTCGCCGCCCGGCTGGGGATGACCTTCGACTGGGCGGACTGA
- a CDS encoding lipopolysaccharide biosynthesis protein has product MTGTTTVAASTAAGEREVRRSTRSGAVGLLGAAVNGLLGFVLTVVIVRGLGPAGSGAMFTAIGVVTVLGGLCCAGADTALVWALPRRTAGRDGDAARLLPVALLPALLFTVAVAAGGSALSGVLAPVFFDPGTTRGGDLLRLAFAGLPFVVAMTVLLAAVRAVRPVAALVAVQYVLVPAARPTLVFAAVAAGAGVTAAFAGWLAPVVLAGLVAAALLIRPLGLAAGAPLRPVGRDWRTLWGFALPRAASAAIDASSMWLTVLLTAALADQAEAGVIGAVGRYALAGLLVMQGLRVAVAPQLSRLLGAGRTAEAALVYRRITSVIIALSWPGYLLLAIFAPGFLRLFGAEFTTGAAALAVLAGGMMVNSGTGIVQTLLLMSGSSGRHLFAAATGLVLNVALALALIPPYGALGAAAAWTAGIVVENVIAAVAARRVVGEPLLTRGVLRAAGAAAAATALLAGAGAAVAGRGVAGLILTLGVVALIAVALLLHPGVRRRVRAAVPTLLGRAPR; this is encoded by the coding sequence GTGACCGGGACGACGACTGTCGCCGCCAGCACCGCCGCCGGCGAGCGGGAGGTCCGGCGCAGCACCCGCAGCGGCGCGGTCGGGCTCCTCGGCGCGGCGGTCAACGGCCTGCTCGGGTTCGTGCTGACCGTGGTGATCGTGCGCGGGCTGGGGCCCGCCGGCTCCGGCGCCATGTTCACCGCGATCGGCGTCGTCACCGTCCTGGGTGGGCTCTGCTGCGCCGGCGCGGACACCGCGCTGGTCTGGGCCCTGCCGCGGCGTACCGCGGGCCGGGACGGCGACGCCGCCCGGCTGCTGCCGGTCGCGCTGCTGCCGGCGCTGCTGTTCACCGTCGCCGTGGCGGCTGGCGGCAGCGCCCTGTCCGGCGTGCTCGCGCCGGTCTTCTTCGACCCCGGCACGACCCGCGGTGGCGACCTGCTCCGGCTGGCCTTCGCCGGGCTGCCGTTCGTGGTGGCGATGACCGTGCTGCTCGCCGCCGTCCGCGCGGTCCGGCCGGTCGCGGCCCTGGTCGCCGTGCAGTACGTGCTGGTGCCCGCGGCCCGGCCGACGCTGGTGTTCGCCGCGGTCGCCGCCGGCGCCGGAGTGACCGCCGCCTTCGCCGGCTGGCTCGCCCCGGTGGTGCTGGCCGGGCTGGTCGCCGCCGCCCTGCTGATCCGCCCGCTCGGCCTCGCGGCCGGCGCACCGCTGCGCCCCGTCGGGCGGGACTGGCGCACCCTCTGGGGCTTCGCCCTGCCCCGGGCCGCGTCGGCGGCCATCGACGCCAGCAGCATGTGGCTGACCGTGCTGCTCACGGCCGCCCTCGCCGACCAGGCCGAGGCGGGCGTCATCGGCGCGGTCGGCCGGTACGCGCTCGCCGGGCTGCTCGTCATGCAGGGCCTGCGGGTGGCCGTCGCCCCGCAGCTGTCCCGGTTGCTCGGCGCGGGACGCACCGCCGAGGCCGCGCTGGTCTACCGGCGGATCACCAGCGTGATCATCGCGCTGTCCTGGCCGGGATACCTGCTGCTGGCGATCTTCGCGCCGGGCTTCCTGCGGCTGTTCGGGGCGGAGTTCACCACCGGCGCGGCCGCCCTGGCGGTCCTCGCCGGCGGCATGATGGTCAACTCCGGCACCGGGATCGTGCAGACGCTGCTGCTGATGAGCGGCAGCAGCGGCCGGCACCTGTTCGCCGCCGCGACCGGGCTGGTGCTCAACGTCGCGCTGGCCCTGGCGCTCATCCCGCCGTACGGGGCGCTCGGCGCGGCGGCGGCCTGGACCGCCGGCATCGTGGTGGAGAACGTGATCGCCGCGGTGGCCGCCCGCCGGGTGGTCGGCGAACCGCTGCTCACCCGCGGGGTGCTGCGCGCCGCCGGCGCCGCCGCCGCGGCCACCGCCCTGCTGGCCGGCGCCGGGGCGGCGGTCGCCGGGCGCGGCGTGGCCGGACTCATTCTCACCCTCGGGGTGGTGGCGCTGATCGCCGTCGCGCTGCTGCTGCACCCCGGGGTACGCCGACGGGTGCGCGCCGCCGTGCCCACCCTGCTCGGCCGGGCACCGAGATGA
- a CDS encoding O-antigen ligase family protein, which yields MSDRAAATAPPLTGRRPAAGSAASGSRPAVVPPLPVWPLTVMFALMPLWWALGAFYLGWSVFGAVLLALLVARGRVPLPAGTACWLLFLALVLLSATRLDRATAYLTFGLRYGFLATALVVGVYAHTLVREGAPWDRVLRPLGWYWLGLVALGWLAVLAPTLSLTTPVELALPHGISAQRYIQALTHVRVNEFNPVSRTPIYRTAAPYPYTNNWGTAYALLVPCVLAYLTSVRTGRFRTVLWVSLPLSVVPAFLTLNRGMFVGLGAGLLYLGLRALLRGNARLIVSIAALVLLVWIVSLVVPVQDMINARVSTTDTNVDRMDLYVRTWQAVEQSPLLGYGAPKSVDTTLAEEPLGTQGLIWQILYSHGIPALVVFLSWLVLVARRLTAAVSPAGYWLSTVPVIALVVIPVYAYIDPNLSLIFFGVGAGLAAVAGPVNRAAVGPSALSQPAPLTPWRTRGFGRAAVPGRRRPSAKAGVAAVPLRTVPAPAPDVPGPRPAADPSAPTAAGTGPDRPTTDTPEHTPEQGRTP from the coding sequence GTGTCTGACCGGGCGGCCGCCACGGCCCCGCCGCTGACCGGCCGGCGACCGGCGGCGGGCAGCGCCGCCTCGGGGTCGCGGCCGGCGGTCGTCCCGCCGCTGCCGGTCTGGCCGCTGACCGTGATGTTCGCGCTGATGCCCCTGTGGTGGGCGCTCGGCGCGTTCTACCTCGGCTGGTCCGTTTTCGGCGCGGTGCTGCTCGCCCTGCTCGTCGCCCGCGGGCGCGTCCCGCTGCCCGCCGGGACCGCCTGCTGGCTGCTCTTCCTCGCCCTGGTGCTGCTCAGCGCCACCCGGCTGGACCGGGCCACCGCCTACCTCACCTTCGGCCTGCGCTACGGCTTCCTGGCGACCGCCCTGGTCGTCGGCGTGTACGCGCACACCCTGGTGCGCGAGGGCGCCCCCTGGGACCGGGTGCTGCGCCCGCTCGGCTGGTACTGGCTCGGCCTGGTCGCGCTGGGCTGGCTGGCCGTGCTGGCGCCCACGCTCAGCCTCACCACCCCGGTGGAGCTGGCGCTGCCGCACGGCATCAGCGCGCAGCGGTACATCCAGGCGCTCACCCACGTGCGGGTCAACGAGTTCAACCCGGTGTCCCGGACGCCGATCTACCGCACCGCCGCGCCCTACCCGTACACGAACAACTGGGGGACCGCGTACGCCCTGCTGGTGCCCTGCGTGCTGGCCTACCTGACGTCGGTGCGCACCGGCCGGTTCCGCACCGTGCTCTGGGTCTCGCTGCCGTTGTCGGTCGTCCCGGCGTTCCTGACGCTCAACCGGGGCATGTTCGTCGGTCTCGGCGCCGGCCTGCTCTACCTGGGCCTGCGCGCCCTGCTCCGGGGCAACGCCCGGCTCATCGTCTCGATCGCCGCGCTGGTGCTGCTGGTCTGGATCGTCAGCCTGGTGGTCCCGGTCCAGGACATGATCAACGCGCGGGTCAGCACCACCGACACCAACGTCGACCGGATGGACCTGTACGTGCGGACCTGGCAGGCGGTGGAGCAGTCCCCGCTGCTCGGCTACGGAGCACCCAAGAGCGTGGACACCACGCTGGCCGAGGAGCCGCTCGGCACCCAGGGGCTGATCTGGCAGATCCTCTACAGCCACGGCATCCCGGCGCTGGTCGTCTTCCTGTCCTGGCTGGTGCTGGTCGCCCGCCGGCTGACCGCCGCGGTGTCGCCGGCCGGGTACTGGCTCAGCACCGTCCCGGTGATCGCGCTGGTGGTCATCCCGGTGTACGCGTACATCGACCCGAACCTCTCGCTGATCTTCTTCGGCGTGGGCGCCGGACTGGCCGCCGTCGCCGGACCGGTCAACCGGGCCGCCGTCGGGCCGTCCGCGCTGTCCCAGCCGGCACCGTTGACGCCGTGGCGGACCCGGGGCTTCGGCCGGGCCGCGGTGCCGGGCCGGCGGCGACCGTCGGCGAAGGCCGGGGTGGCGGCCGTGCCGCTGCGCACGGTGCCCGCCCCGGCGCCGGACGTTCCCGGGCCCCGGCCGGCGGCCGACCCGTCGGCGCCCACGGCGGCCGGAACCGGTCCGGACCGGCCGACGACCGACACGCCGGAGCACACGCCGGAGCAGGGGAGGACGCCGTGA
- a CDS encoding glycosyltransferase family 2 protein, which produces MTDHDQAAAPGQTYPPVTVVVATRDRPGLLERAVGAVLDQDYPGPVECLVVYDHTDIRPLDLPVPADRTLRYVNNTHSRGLPGGRNTGADQASHDLLAFCDDDDRWLPAKLRRQVELLAARPDAAAASCGIRLEGPGIAKERRLDAAEVTLPDFVEDRIMEVHSSTILLRRTTWDAVGPVDEELPGGYGEDYEWLLRIAAHGPVVIVPEVLVVVDWHGGSFFFGRWAVIVEATRYLIDKHPELAGSRTGLARLHGQIAFALASGRRRREAVRELGRVLRLNPREKRVLVTVPVVLGLLSGERVLRLAQRTGRGV; this is translated from the coding sequence GTGACTGACCACGACCAGGCGGCCGCCCCGGGGCAGACGTACCCGCCGGTGACCGTGGTGGTGGCCACCCGGGACCGGCCGGGGCTGCTGGAGCGGGCCGTGGGCGCGGTGCTCGACCAGGACTATCCCGGGCCGGTGGAGTGCCTGGTCGTCTACGACCACACCGACATCCGCCCGCTGGACCTGCCGGTGCCGGCCGACCGGACGCTGCGCTACGTCAACAACACCCACTCCCGGGGCCTGCCCGGCGGCCGCAACACCGGCGCGGACCAGGCGTCCCATGACCTGCTGGCCTTCTGCGACGACGACGACCGCTGGCTGCCCGCCAAGCTGCGCCGCCAGGTCGAGCTGCTCGCGGCCCGCCCGGACGCCGCCGCGGCCAGCTGCGGCATCCGGCTGGAGGGTCCCGGCATCGCCAAGGAGCGCCGCCTCGACGCCGCCGAGGTGACCCTGCCCGACTTCGTCGAGGACCGGATCATGGAGGTGCACTCCAGCACGATCCTGCTGCGGCGCACCACCTGGGACGCGGTCGGCCCGGTCGACGAGGAGCTGCCCGGCGGCTACGGCGAGGACTACGAATGGCTGCTGCGGATCGCCGCGCACGGGCCCGTGGTCATCGTGCCCGAGGTGCTGGTGGTGGTGGACTGGCACGGCGGCTCGTTCTTCTTCGGCCGCTGGGCGGTGATCGTCGAGGCGACCCGCTACCTGATCGACAAGCACCCCGAGCTGGCCGGCAGCCGGACCGGCCTGGCCCGGCTGCACGGGCAGATCGCCTTCGCCCTCGCCTCCGGGCGGCGGCGCCGGGAGGCGGTCCGGGAGCTGGGCCGGGTGCTCCGGCTCAACCCGCGGGAGAAGCGGGTCCTGGTCACCGTGCCCGTGGTGCTCGGCCTGCTCTCCGGGGAGCGGGTGCTCCGACTGGCCCAGCGGACGGGACGGGGTGTCTGA
- a CDS encoding Wzz/FepE/Etk N-terminal domain-containing protein, with protein sequence MDVTDVARQSPVGLVELARIPLRRWRLVLGTAASVLVAVLVYLFVLPASYTATTAVVVRPVVTDPFSVPSGGADRAVNMTAESGIATSNDVIDKVAAITGRDTKEVADALEVETPVGGQVMRFDYAAHREQEAVDGANGAAQAYLDLRRGIYENQRAAVLKSYDDTIAVVTAQRTTTQRSLPANQSAETPSPRTSALLDQLRALNDQLATLAEQRSKIASADLSPGSVTSAARSPVPSSRDAAPLLLAAGLLGGVLLGALAAFVRESLDKRLRSTAEAVATIGAPLLGTVRWSGGRQPDESDLRYLSLALARWVDGPQRGPLVLLSAGSDEGREQVTAGLAAVLAGAGHEVRLGVTPESLDRIRPLMLDAQRRNPPVEPAPAKLPRQAPATAAGASAGGGDPEETAVIPAVRKPRPFPTPDAKNGGVYRSTTTEDNTQVIPAARPAASAPTTRTDGQELRIGSGTVRLVGIDAPPADGLTLLDAPPALHDERGVRAAREGRAVLVAARDRTRSARLVRLVERLRAVGVEPFGFVLTGEGRD encoded by the coding sequence ATGGACGTGACCGACGTCGCCCGGCAGAGCCCGGTCGGACTCGTCGAGCTGGCCCGCATCCCGCTCCGCCGGTGGCGGCTCGTGCTCGGCACGGCGGCGTCGGTGCTGGTGGCCGTGCTGGTCTACCTGTTCGTGCTGCCGGCGTCGTACACCGCGACCACCGCCGTGGTGGTCCGCCCGGTGGTCACCGACCCGTTCTCGGTCCCCTCCGGTGGCGCCGACCGCGCGGTGAACATGACCGCCGAGAGCGGCATCGCCACCAGCAACGACGTCATCGACAAGGTCGCCGCCATCACCGGGCGGGACACCAAGGAGGTCGCCGACGCGCTGGAGGTGGAGACCCCGGTCGGCGGCCAGGTGATGCGGTTCGACTACGCGGCGCACCGCGAGCAGGAGGCGGTCGACGGCGCGAACGGGGCGGCGCAGGCCTACCTTGACCTGCGCCGGGGCATCTACGAGAACCAGCGCGCGGCGGTGCTGAAGTCGTACGACGACACCATCGCCGTGGTGACCGCCCAGCGGACGACCACCCAGCGGTCCCTGCCGGCCAACCAGTCGGCGGAGACCCCGTCGCCGCGGACCAGCGCCCTGCTGGACCAGCTGCGGGCGCTCAACGACCAGCTCGCCACGCTGGCCGAGCAGCGGTCGAAGATCGCCTCCGCGGACCTGAGCCCCGGCTCGGTCACCAGCGCCGCCCGCAGCCCCGTCCCGTCCAGCCGGGACGCCGCCCCGCTGCTCCTCGCCGCGGGCCTGCTCGGCGGCGTGCTGCTCGGCGCGCTGGCGGCCTTCGTCCGGGAGTCCCTGGACAAGCGGCTGCGCAGCACCGCCGAGGCGGTCGCCACGATCGGCGCGCCGCTGCTGGGCACGGTCCGCTGGTCCGGGGGCAGGCAGCCCGACGAGTCCGACCTGCGGTACCTGTCGCTCGCGCTGGCCCGCTGGGTGGACGGCCCGCAGCGCGGCCCGCTGGTGCTGCTCTCCGCCGGCTCCGACGAGGGGCGCGAGCAGGTGACCGCGGGGCTCGCCGCGGTGCTCGCCGGCGCCGGTCACGAGGTGCGGCTCGGCGTCACGCCGGAGAGCCTGGACCGGATTCGCCCGCTCATGCTGGACGCGCAGCGACGCAACCCGCCGGTGGAGCCCGCGCCGGCCAAGCTGCCCCGGCAGGCCCCCGCGACGGCCGCCGGGGCCTCCGCCGGAGGCGGCGACCCGGAGGAGACGGCGGTCATTCCCGCCGTGCGCAAACCCCGCCCGTTCCCGACCCCGGACGCCAAGAACGGCGGGGTGTACCGGTCCACGACCACCGAGGACAACACCCAGGTCATCCCGGCCGCCCGACCCGCGGCCTCCGCCCCGACCACCCGGACCGACGGCCAGGAACTGCGGATCGGCTCGGGCACCGTCCGGCTGGTCGGGATCGACGCCCCGCCCGCCGACGGCCTCACCCTGCTCGACGCGCCGCCCGCGTTGCACGACGAGCGGGGCGTACGGGCCGCCCGGGAGGGCCGGGCCGTGCTGGTGGCCGCCCGGGACCGGACCCGCTCCGCCCGGCTGGTCCGGCTGGTGGAGCGGCTGCGCGCGGTCGGCGTGGAGCCGTTCGGATTCGTACTGACGGGAGAGGGACGTGACTGA
- a CDS encoding delta-60 repeat domain-containing protein, which yields MVPNVRSEQATRDLSTALGAPVLHRTSRPVWRRWCAAIAAPVLAVGLLAAPARAANPTPVTSTLTSANPVDTTPHAQNGDTKAFAEIGNTVYVGGSFTSVKAAGDASWTTRNYLFAYDRATGALKTGFNPVLDGAVHALAVSPDGKLIVGGAFLTVNGVSRKNLVELDPTTGATVTSWVGRSDGGLVRRTLVVGNSLYLAGAFHWVNGTQHSLLARLDATTGAIDASFQIDASVARTSSELVWGLAVSPDSRTLVAVGNFTQVNGQARNQVVLVDLAGTPAVANWSTQHYVAPCSSAAFPFYARDVDFSDDSRYFVIVADGGRADAGAYCDATARFETADRGAGIDATWVNYTGSDSVTSVEVADNVVYVGGHFRWLNNANGNDSAGSGAINRFGLGALDPINGLPLVWNPTRSGAPSGTTTWGPIIWELWRGSTGLYAGFDSDGVGNEYHGRMGLFPLSGGRTVPAVNAPNAASGYLYVSSADGQATKVPFNGSTLGTPVNASQPNLTAAGASFSLGNKLYWSKTDAAAPNGSYLDVSIFSGGAVGAPWVSSGYNDWFKAGSMTGAFALDGRMYYTKAGSNSLFYRYLEPDGYILGCTEFTLPSVGVPWGTVRGLAWVNGKVVYGDQDGSLHAVPFDGAAVDGAASVELAAPGGAVNWSSRTLFFATS from the coding sequence ATGGTGCCGAATGTCCGTTCCGAGCAAGCTACCCGTGATCTCTCTACCGCTTTGGGGGCGCCAGTGCTGCACAGAACGTCTCGACCGGTGTGGCGGCGGTGGTGCGCCGCGATCGCCGCGCCGGTGCTCGCCGTCGGGCTGCTCGCCGCGCCGGCCCGCGCGGCGAACCCCACGCCGGTCACCAGCACACTCACGTCGGCGAACCCGGTGGACACCACCCCGCACGCCCAGAACGGCGACACCAAGGCGTTCGCCGAGATCGGCAACACCGTCTACGTCGGCGGGTCGTTCACCTCCGTGAAGGCGGCGGGTGACGCGAGCTGGACCACCCGCAACTACCTCTTCGCGTACGACCGGGCCACCGGCGCGCTGAAGACCGGCTTCAACCCGGTGCTGGACGGCGCGGTGCACGCCCTCGCGGTCAGCCCGGACGGCAAGCTCATCGTCGGCGGCGCCTTCCTCACCGTGAACGGGGTCAGCCGGAAGAACCTGGTCGAGCTCGACCCCACCACCGGCGCGACCGTGACCAGCTGGGTCGGGCGCAGCGACGGCGGCCTGGTCCGGCGCACCCTGGTGGTCGGCAACAGCCTCTACCTCGCCGGCGCGTTCCACTGGGTCAACGGCACCCAGCACTCCCTGCTCGCCCGGCTGGACGCCACCACCGGCGCGATCGACGCCAGCTTCCAGATCGACGCCAGCGTCGCCCGCACCAGCAGCGAGCTGGTCTGGGGCCTGGCGGTCTCGCCGGACAGCAGGACCCTGGTCGCGGTCGGCAACTTCACCCAGGTGAACGGCCAGGCCCGCAACCAGGTGGTGCTGGTCGACCTCGCCGGCACCCCGGCGGTGGCGAACTGGAGCACCCAGCACTACGTGGCGCCCTGCTCCAGCGCGGCGTTCCCCTTCTACGCCCGGGACGTCGACTTCTCCGACGACAGCCGGTACTTCGTCATCGTCGCCGACGGCGGCCGGGCCGACGCCGGGGCGTACTGCGACGCGACCGCCCGCTTCGAGACCGCCGACCGGGGCGCCGGCATCGACGCCACCTGGGTCAACTACACCGGCAGCGACTCGGTGACCTCGGTCGAGGTCGCCGACAACGTGGTCTACGTGGGCGGGCACTTCCGCTGGCTGAACAACGCCAACGGCAACGACTCGGCCGGCAGCGGCGCGATCAACCGGTTCGGCCTGGGCGCCCTGGACCCGATCAACGGCCTGCCGCTGGTCTGGAACCCGACCCGCTCGGGCGCCCCGTCGGGCACCACCACCTGGGGCCCGATCATCTGGGAGCTGTGGCGCGGCAGCACCGGCCTGTACGCCGGCTTCGACTCCGACGGGGTGGGCAACGAGTACCACGGCCGGATGGGCCTGTTCCCGCTCTCCGGCGGCCGTACCGTGCCGGCCGTCAACGCGCCGAACGCGGCGTCGGGCTACCTCTACGTCTCCTCGGCCGACGGGCAGGCGACGAAGGTGCCGTTCAACGGCAGCACCCTCGGCACCCCGGTCAACGCCAGCCAGCCGAACCTCACCGCCGCCGGGGCGTCGTTCTCGCTCGGCAACAAGCTCTACTGGTCGAAGACCGACGCGGCCGCGCCGAACGGCAGCTACCTGGACGTGTCGATCTTCTCCGGCGGCGCCGTGGGTGCGCCCTGGGTCAGCAGCGGCTACAACGACTGGTTCAAGGCGGGCTCGATGACCGGGGCGTTCGCCCTGGACGGCCGGATGTACTACACCAAGGCCGGGTCGAACAGCCTGTTCTACCGGTACCTGGAGCCGGACGGCTACATCCTCGGCTGCACCGAGTTCACCCTGCCCAGCGTCGGTGTGCCCTGGGGCACCGTCCGTGGCCTGGCCTGGGTCAACGGCAAGGTCGTGTACGGCGACCAGGACGGCTCGCTGCATGCGGTGCCGTTCGACGGGGCGGCCGTCGACGGCGCCGCCTCGGTCGAACTGGCGGCGCCCGGCGGCGCGGTGAACTGGTCGAGCCGGACACTGTTCTTCGCCACCTCCTGA
- a CDS encoding glycosyltransferase, whose protein sequence is MTTLLIASTGGHLAELYDLKPRLGLPDDCVWATFDSPQSRSLLDGQEVIHVPPATTRDALGAMRDLLAARRVLRGGRFNRVVSTGASVAMSFFVPASRRGLDCHYIESATRTEGPSLTGRLVARVPRARLYTQYPGWADERWRYGGTVFDGYQASRRPTTRPVSRIVVALGTHERFGFPRLLTRLVEVLPPEAEVLWQVGSTRIPRMPAGARAQVPYAEMQQAIREADVVVTHAGVGSALAAMRAGHRAIYVPRRRSHDEHVDDHQVELAEQLDRRRLVLHREADAVTVEDLAEAASWTVAATGSVTPFQWTEAA, encoded by the coding sequence TTGACCACCCTTCTCATCGCCTCCACCGGAGGGCACCTCGCCGAGCTCTACGACCTGAAGCCCCGGCTCGGCCTGCCGGACGACTGCGTCTGGGCCACCTTCGACTCGCCGCAGAGCCGGTCCCTGCTGGACGGTCAGGAGGTCATCCACGTGCCGCCCGCGACCACCCGGGACGCGCTGGGCGCGATGCGCGACCTGCTGGCCGCCCGCCGGGTGCTGCGCGGCGGCCGGTTCAACCGGGTGGTGAGCACCGGTGCCAGCGTGGCCATGTCGTTCTTCGTACCCGCCAGCCGGCGGGGGCTGGACTGCCACTACATCGAGAGCGCGACCCGCACCGAGGGGCCCTCGCTCACCGGCCGGCTGGTCGCCCGGGTGCCGCGGGCCCGGCTCTACACCCAGTACCCGGGCTGGGCGGACGAGCGCTGGCGGTACGGCGGCACCGTCTTCGACGGATACCAGGCCAGCCGCCGCCCCACCACGCGGCCGGTGTCCCGGATCGTCGTCGCCCTCGGCACCCACGAGCGGTTCGGCTTCCCCCGGCTGCTGACCCGGCTGGTCGAGGTGCTGCCGCCCGAGGCCGAGGTGCTCTGGCAGGTCGGCTCCACCCGGATCCCCCGGATGCCGGCCGGCGCCCGCGCGCAGGTCCCGTACGCGGAGATGCAGCAGGCGATCCGGGAGGCCGACGTCGTGGTGACGCACGCCGGGGTGGGCTCGGCACTCGCCGCGATGCGGGCCGGCCACCGGGCCATCTACGTGCCGCGCCGGCGCAGCCACGACGAGCACGTCGACGACCACCAGGTCGAGCTGGCCGAGCAGCTGGACCGGCGCCGCCTGGTCCTGCACCGGGAGGCGGACGCCGTGACGGTCGAGGACCTGGCCGAGGCGGCGTCCTGGACCGTCGCGGCCACCGGCAGCGTCACGCCGTTCCAGTGGACGGAGGCGGCGTGA
- a CDS encoding phosphatase PAP2 family protein translates to MILIYVCGVLAVLVPAIVVPWLASRWAPAVAASRTAERLRVAVAGLTAAFGRLGAALVVLLAGSAAVVTVCWPLGEALSRLEPHVDHPVFEYVHARQVAGWAELNSFITAIGDRYPLKWVTVVGALVLAVAWRRGRWWLPLLALPLQFVVEQYAQEILKLVVDRGHPPTDLGSYPSGGCARVLMTFGTLLVLAALIWRIPRRVRVGLLTGLGVLATVEGYTRVYAEKHWLTDVLGGWTFGILLTGVMAFAVVVAAGRVRPPAAPATAADRRERVPIST, encoded by the coding sequence GTGATCCTGATCTACGTGTGCGGGGTGCTCGCCGTGCTCGTGCCGGCGATCGTCGTCCCGTGGCTGGCGAGCCGCTGGGCGCCGGCCGTGGCGGCGAGCCGGACGGCCGAGCGGCTGCGCGTCGCCGTCGCCGGGCTCACCGCCGCCTTCGGCCGGCTCGGCGCCGCCCTGGTCGTGCTGCTCGCCGGCTCGGCCGCCGTCGTCACGGTCTGCTGGCCCCTGGGCGAGGCGCTGTCCCGGCTCGAACCCCACGTCGACCACCCGGTCTTCGAGTACGTGCACGCGCGGCAGGTCGCCGGATGGGCCGAACTGAACTCGTTCATCACCGCGATCGGCGACCGGTACCCGCTCAAGTGGGTCACCGTGGTCGGGGCGCTGGTCCTCGCCGTGGCCTGGCGCCGCGGGCGCTGGTGGCTCCCGCTGCTCGCGCTGCCGCTGCAGTTCGTCGTCGAGCAGTACGCCCAGGAGATCCTCAAGCTGGTGGTCGACCGCGGTCACCCCCCGACCGACCTGGGCAGCTACCCGTCCGGTGGCTGCGCGCGGGTGCTGATGACCTTCGGCACCCTCCTGGTGCTCGCCGCGCTCATCTGGCGGATCCCCCGCCGGGTCCGGGTCGGCCTGCTCACCGGGCTGGGGGTGCTCGCCACGGTCGAGGGCTACACCCGCGTCTACGCCGAGAAACACTGGCTCACCGACGTGCTCGGCGGCTGGACCTTCGGCATCCTGCTCACCGGCGTGATGGCGTTCGCCGTCGTGGTCGCCGCCGGGCGGGTGCGACCGCCGGCCGCGCCGGCCACCGCCGCAGACCGCCGCGAACGCGTCCCGATCAGCACCTGA